gacagtgttagtctaatgactcccaacacttgtctatcaaggaaactccaatcttcattgctcatgtcatctggctttcttcctaggagtggaagatgtagtttcttcccatagagataatcctctatctgcattctccagtaggcaaagtctgtaccgtcaaatttctcgataccaacacctttagcttcttctccagccataactttacaaatgagttcaaattcaaacaaacaaagatcaccgttgcgtccgaaacactcgaattagctggaaacgagttcggaatgatccaaatagtttgtcagcactatttgatcgttgcgatggaactccaactggcgtgatctagcccaaaatgatctgcaacacgtggatggttcagatccaatgtactgatgccgaatctcaaaatttcgactgtacggatgagtccggaatgatccaaatagttggaaagcactatttgatcgtcgaaatcggactccgaatggcttagatctagccaaaaacagatctgaaaaatggacgATTCTGATCTGTTtggcgcgtgagatacacgcgctgcacagtgcTCGTGGGCAACGCGTGGGCGCGTGTAGAACACGCGCGTACAGTACTGTGgcgcgtgggggagagtgaggcacgtgtgacacacgcgccgaacctctctagggcgcgtgggggtGCGTGGGTGCGtgtccttcacgcgtcttcaacctctggcgcgagtgggggcgcgtgggagcgtgtggtgcacgcgtcttcaacctccgaagcgcgtggggcgcgtgagttgcagcagatgcacgtgccgatcttctaggggcgcatgtagcctcgtccgacctccgttttcgattccgtttgtggCAACAGATTCGTCTCGACGCAAGGAATAgcttggagttgtcaaaaattaattttgaacaacttgaattttcagacagctcaaaccaatgctctgataccagttgttgggagctgtttgacacagagacgattctaaataaaggagggacgaaatttaacgtggttcggcaattgcctacatccacagctgctgttatttcactatgaaatgatttttacagaaaaaaaatttctctctgctcacccactctcttcctctctcatttctcttctGCACTCTCTGCTGCACGCTGTTATCTGCacccttaagctctcctatttataggagagcagatcactacgttgcagcaatttgctgcataattcttggggaggtggggaggtgcctaaaagcaccgaacggtgcctaataaaccaaagaagcaaacggtgcatggctcaccgtttGCTATTTTGTCTCCATCTTCTGAAAAGTGCAATCTGAAGTGCAAGGCTTGTCATCTTCTCGAAAAGTGCAAGGTTCCTCATTTTTAgtttagtgatttttttagaaCAAACATGTaagttttttgtaattttttgctGTTGCATAAGGAGATGGTGTTTTCCATCCCCTGATAAAGTGTTATTGATTTTGgtttagaagaaaaaatagtCCCCAAGCTTCTAGATAGAGGAAAGGAGTCGACAAACAGAGAGTGAACTCCAACCCAAATTTAggttaaaaatcataaattacaTGGAAAGTTGTTTTATTGTCATCTATGCATGTTGAAAAAATCCATTTTGCTGATAAATGTCATATAGGGGTCTGTGTGAAACCTTGACCACCACGGGGTGGCTGGAAACTTCTCAATTTTTCATAAGTTTTGGTCATTTAGAGAGAATTTGTGTTTAGCATTCTTAATTGGAAGCCTCTCCCAATTATGACAGTTTGGATGGCTCCCTTTAATTTCATTTGTAAAGGACATCCCTTTGGCTAGACCTTGCCCACAATGGGGTCACTGTGAACTTCATATTTTTGCATGAGTTTTGGTCATTTAGAGAGAACTTGTGCTTTTTCATCTAGCCATTTTCTTTGTCTGTAtacatttattttcaagcttggGATCTTCACCCAAGGAAGAGCAGAAGCCACCCGAGATGGAGCTCACATATTGGTCATTGTAATTATCACCGATTGCCAAATATGTCACCCTCTCCCAATTATGACAATTTGGATGGCCCCTTTAATTCATTTTGAATGGATTGTTGCCCATTAAAGAGTGTGAATATAATCTCTAATTTATTAGTTGTAGATTAcacttgccaaaaaaaaaaaaaacctattagTCATAGTTTACAAGATTAATATCTTTCAATCCCTCACAAGAAAATGATGGTATTGTATAAGTCAGAAATAGAACTTACTGGTTTCAATATGTGTTATGTACTTAGAAGTACTATAAAGACGATTGTCATAATCTCTGATATTATCCATCCAATATTGGGTTTTTTTCCAATATTTGTGATGCCAATATTGAGAATAATAAATTGAGACTAGAATCACACGGGTTCCGATAGCATGTGAAATAATATGATttgaatttaaaacaaatttttacatcttgtcttttctatatttttttaatatagaatttTTTGGGGTTCTGATTTCAATGTAGCAtttttctaatatgaatacacaATCTGAATTTgcaatttttttgttatgttttgaatatAGAGAGGATTGGGTGCAATTTGCAAAAGATATAACATTACTTTGTATcatttgaataaatttatataatatgaatttCAATATTCTCtagatggagaaagggaaggaGCATGCATCTTCTACTACACCTCCTACCGAAGAACATGCAACAAATCCATCAACCCAGGTacatatttgtgaatggtaaaattttgtacttttttttattatcatcacTAGTCTTGGGAACTAGTTGCCACAAGACCATTCTTGGGAATTATGTTCCAGGCCTCTTACTGTCAATTACTTTGGACAATATTCTCTAGATCTTTGtttcataatcatttttgttttaaatgtttAGGCGATACCAATACAATTTTATCCGGATTTATCAAATTATATGCATGGTTGCCATCCATCAATTCCACATGCATGGTTACCGCCATTTGTGGCGCGTCCTGATGCCAACCCAACAACATGAAGTCAGGTGATAAATTTGTTTGTTAGATAGTGGGCTTATTTCTATACTGGGAGTGTaatcaatttatttcattttgtagGTGTAAACTGCAGGCAAGTCCGATATTCCCATTTCACTCAAGGACTAATCCTCCCATTGGGGAACACTCTGCAAGTTCAAGCCATGCCGTTGAGCCTGAAAATATATCACCTGACTCTACGGGAAAAACTATGTCTACGCCTTCGTATCATGATACTATTGAATCAAATCAAACGAACCAATCTGGGCCAGGGCCACAAAATGTATTGCATACTGAAGGGGCCGAAATCGTAGAGGAGCCGAAGTTGAGTATGGTGTTTCAATCTGAAGAGGAGTTACTTTCTTACTACAAAAGGTATGGGCAACAATGTGGTTTTGGGATAATGACACAAAGGAGTCATAGGTTTGAGGATATGAGTGTTAGATATGTGACAGTGGGTTGTGCTCGTGGTGAGAAGGTACGGAACCGTACATCAAATGTCGCAAGACCATGTCCGACATCAAAGACAGATTGTAAGGCAACGATAAATGCCCTATTCAGAAAAGGGATGTTGACGTTGTCGAGTGTTAACAATACCCATAATCACAGCCTAAGTCCACAAAAGTCGAGATTCTTTTGCTGCAATAGAGAAGTCAGTGAGTCTGTTAAGAGGGTGTTAGATATAAATGATCAAGCTAGGATCAGAATGAGCAAGAGTTTCGCCTCTCTTGTGCAAGAAGCGGGTGGGTTTGAAAACCTCCCTTTCAATGAAAAAGACTGTTGTAACTATATTGACAGGGCACACCACCTTCGACTTGGGAAAGGTGGCGTTGGAGTCCTCCGTGAGTATTTTACTCAGATGCAATATAAGAATGACAGGTTCTTTTCACTCATGGATATGGATGATGACGGGCGGTTGAGGCATGTATTCTGGGCAGATGCCCGAAGTAGGGCAGCCTACAAATATTTCGGTGATATTGTGACATTCGACACGACGTATTTGACAAACAGATATGGGATgccgtttgcaccatttgttggtgtaaaccaccatggccaGTCAATTTTGTTGGGGGCATGATTAATTTCGAGCGAGGATACAGAAACGTTTACATGGTTGTTTCATACTTGGTTGAACTGTATGGATGGTGAATCTCCCAAGGCTATTATCACAGACCAAGATAGAGTcatgaaaaatgcaataagTCTCGTTTTTCCAAATAGCCTGCACAGATTTTGTTTATggcacatattgaaaaaaatcccTGAGAAGTTAGGTTCACATGGTGCATACAAGACCGGGTTGAAGAGTCAGTTGCTAAATTGTGTATATGACTCTCACACAATAGAGGAGTTTGAGGTGTCTTGGGAGGTGTTCATTATGGAGTATAACTTGCAGGAAAATGCTTGGTTGAAGAGTTTATACGATGAATATACGTATTGGGCACCAGTGTTCATGAAAAAAGttttttgggctggaatgagtacaacccaaAGAAGCAAgagcatgaatgcttttttcGATGGCTACGTGCATGCTAAgacaaacttgaaagagtttgtcgatTAGTTTGATAATGCcttgaggaagaagattgagaatgaaagtGCTGCAGACTTCCACTCATTCAACGTCACAATTCCCCTCGTCTCTC
This Carya illinoinensis cultivar Pawnee chromosome 11, C.illinoinensisPawnee_v1, whole genome shotgun sequence DNA region includes the following protein-coding sequences:
- the LOC122282467 gene encoding protein FAR1-RELATED SEQUENCE 5-like, coding for MKCKLQASPIFPFHSRTNPPIGEHSASSSHAVEPENISPDSTGKTMSTPSYHDTIESNQTNQSGPGPQNVLHTEGAEIVEEPKLSMVFQSEEELLSYYKRYGQQCGFGIMTQRSHRFEDMSVRYVTVGCARGEKVRNRTSNVARPCPTSKTDCKATINALFRKGMLTLSSVNNTHNHSLSPQKSRFFCCNREVSESVKRVLDINDQARIRMSKSFASLVQEAGGFENLPFNEKDCCNYIDRAHHLRLGKGGVGVLREYFTQMQYKNDRFFSLMDMDDDGRLRHVFWADARSRAAYKYFGDIVTFDTTYLTNRYGMPFAPFVGVNHHGQSILLGA